TTCTCAAAGTCTAATGGGTAGTAAATAATGCCATTTATGATTAAAAAATGTAACAGCAAGATGATGTAAAACACCAGCAAGAAGATGATGAAGAATAGAAAATGCACAAAAGCAATATAAAGTCTTTTATTTTACATTCCTCTTTAACCTAAATAAGTCACCAGCTTCAAGGCAAGAAAATATCTGAGCAAGTCATAGCTACAATTATGCTACAATTTTGTTATTGCCTTGTGAGGTGATGAGAGAAGCTATGTTTCTATACCTATTATGGCTATATTGAAGTTATATGTTGTTGCTATGGCAGTATTTGTGCCTGACTATTGTCAGGTTACTTGATACAGCCGATTAAGTATTTGTTTTAGTTAAAGTTTTTGTAGTAATTATATATGATCAGGTCCACCTTATGCAGTGTTACATTTTGCCTGGGCTTAATAGGTATTACAGAGCAAGTCAGTGGTCAAAATAAGGAACAGGCAAGTTTAAGTCAATTAAAACAGCTAAGTGTAGCTACGTTGGTAGGGTATCCACCATTTATTATTGCTAAACGAAATTTACGTGCAGCGCACCATGAAGTCGTTCCACCAGGAGTAGACTCTGATAATATTATGGGCTATAGCTGGGATGTATTTCGTGATAGCTTCCATCAGCAAGGTTATACCATTAATTTGAAAGTTTACCCTTGGGCACGAGCTATAGAGGAAGTAAAAAAACAGAATGTTGATTTACTATTTCCAGCGGGTTGGACTAAGGACAGAAGTGAGTACTTATTATTTTCAAATGAATCAATTAATAAGGTTGATTTTTTAATTTATGTAAAGCAAAACAGTACTATAAAGTGGAAAGGTTTGAATGCACTTAAAGATCTTCGTATTGGCTTAATGAGAGGCTGGAACTATGGAGAGCAGTGGAAAGCATTACAAAGTATTAGAAAGGTGCCTGTAAGTGATGTGCTGCAGGGATTTAAGATGCTTGATAATAATCGGGTTGATGGTTTTGCTGGTTACTTTCCAATTTTTGATTACGCCTTAAATAAAGCGAACTGGTCAAACCAATATCGTAAATTACCAGCATTTGACAGTACTTACGAATTTGTTGTGAGCTCAATTGATAACCCGAGGGCAAAAGAGTTAATTACTGCTTTTGATAAGGGAAAGCAGGCCCTGGTAAAATCTGGCCGCTTGGAAAAAACTCAAAGAACCTGGCTACAGGATATGCCTACTGACTCTTTACCTTAAGAAAGCTAAAAGCACATGAATGGATGTTGCTAAATTTCATCTATATTTTTATAAAGATAAAGAGCTAATACTGTACGGCACTATAACCAATATATAGCCATAGCATAGGCTTACACTTTAGGGTTTACCACAATGGATGTGCAACAACCGCTATCAGCTTATCCGGAAGAGACGCCAGCTGTATTTAAGTGGTTAAGTTTATTATTTATTTGTACTGTTAGTATTGTTCCCTGGCTTATCGCTCAACAACTACCAGGTTTACCTTTAATTGATAGCAATTGGCAATATAACCCTGTACTTTGGCTGTGTTTCTCCAATCTACTGTTATGTTGGTTATTACTTACATCTGTTCTGATTTTTTGGCCTCGCTCACAACCATCTGAAAATTCCCCGTTAATCCTACTCTTTTTAGTCGCTTTTTGGTCTGGGTGTTCACTGGAGGTTGTCATTTTATTATCTGCAATACAGTTACCCGCTATTATTGCTATGCCCCCCCGGTTAGGAATTGCTGATGCCGTATTATATAGCAAGGCTTCAAGCAGTATTTTAATTTTTATTACAGTTACAGTGACGCTATTTTATCAAAAACAGTTAAGTAGTTTGTTTCCCCGTTTAGCTGCTTGGGTCGTTGCTATCATGTTGGCAGCTGTAGCAGGGGGAGTAAGCCTATTTATGTTATTGGCTGTGCAGGATGGTTTTAAAACGCTACTGTCACTTAGTGTGAGTGTAGTTGCCCTGATGAGTACGTTATGTATGTTACAAGCATTAAAGTCAGTACAAAATGATTTTACTGCAACGGGTATTAGTGGCTATGTTTTTTTAACGCTTGCAGCGCTAGGGTATTGGGGGTTAGGTTATACTCAGCCACAATTGGTGTTTAATACGGCTGCTGTACTGTTAAGCAGTTTTGCTTATGGCATAGTAATTTTAGGTCTGCTATTTAGCTTACCTAAAATCACTCAAATAATACAAACCGTTGATGCTGATGAGCTGGCTTCAGTACCTATTAATATTCAAACTGAACAAACACAGCCAGTAGCAGAAAAAGCACCTTATCAACAACCCCATTCGGCTGACTTTCTTGCTGTGCTAAGTCATGAAATTCGCACCCCGCTTAATGGTGTAATTGGTTTAACCGGGCTATTACAAGAAACCTCATTAAATAGAGAACAATTTAGTTATGTAGAACAAATTCGTCGCTCAGGAGAAATACTACTCTTTACTGTTAATGACTTACTGGACCATGCCAAGTTAGAAGCAGGCTTGTTAGTGTTAGAGCGGGTTAGCTTTGACTTAAAAGCATTAGTTGATGAGGTTGTTGAGTTTTACCGTTGTGCAGCTCAACAAAAGTCTATTGATTTGGTTATGCATTATGGTGACGAAATTCCAGGGATATTATCAGGCGATCCTGGACGAGTCAGGCAAATACTTTATCATCTGATTGGTAATGCCACTAAATTTACCGAAACAGGTTATGTCATGGTAGAAGTAGGGTTGCAAAAACAAGAAAATGACCAGATTTATATACAACTTGATATCACAGATACGGGCATGGGGATTCCTGAAGAAGAACAGGAACGCTTATTTAGTGCCTTTGAATTAGGTGATGCATCTGTTACCAGAGCTTTTCACGGCTTAGGGTTAGGTCTGACAATTTGTCAGCAATTAGTTGCTTTAATGGAAGGAAATATTAACCTGTCAAGTGAGCCAGGTGTCGGCTCTACTTTTACTATAATGTTGCCGTTCCATACCGATGAGCAAGCACATAAACAACCGGTACCCGATGTTTCTTTAACAGATGTGAGAGTACTGGTAGTCGACGACACACAAGTAAATCGTTACATCCTTGATCGCTTATTAGTTAAATGGGGGATGCAATGTGACTTGGCAAGTACGGCACGTGAAGCATTGGAACGGATTACCCAGGCAGCATTGTCCAATCAGCCCTATCAACTGGCTTTACTGGATTTTCAAATGCCATTAATGGATGGTTTAAAATTAGGTCGAGGTATTAAACAAGATCCAACCATTTCTGATACTAAGCTGATAATGATAAGTTCTTCTGATGAAACGGTAGCGTTAGAACAGTTTGCTAAAGCTGGGTTTGCAGGTTTTTTAGTTAAGCCAGTCAAAGCTCAGGTTTTAAAAGATATGATCTGTCGGATACTGGCAACCGATGATGATTCTATTGTTACCAGAGATATGCTACGAGATAGTGCAATTGTGTACCCCCCGTTATTAAATCAATTGGTTGAAAAGCCCCATTATCGAGTATTAGTTGTAGAAGATAATGCCATTAACCAAATGGTAGCTGTACGGATGCTAGCGAAAATGCACTGTGATGTTACCACTGCAGCCAGTGGAAAAGAGGCACTGATGTTATATAAGGCACACCCTTACGATTTGGTATTTCTTGATTGTGAGTTGCCTGATCAAAATGGTTTAAAACTAGTTAAAGATTTAAAACAGTCCACACCACCACACCGTCATGTTCCTGTCATAGCAATGACGGCTAATGTTTCAGAAGCAGATAAAGCAGCTTGTTTTGATGCTGGTATGGATGATTATATCGCTAAACCCATTGATAAAGAGTCGCTAGCTCACTTAATGAATCGTTGGGTAGGTTATAGTGAAGGTGTTTCTGAGTCAGAAGATAGGAAGTAAAAATATACCATTCGCATATAGTATCAGAGAGATGGATATTGGTTTTTAATTTGTCTTTCATGATTTTGATTAAGCAAGAAATTGATCCAGTTATTGAAAGAATTTATAGTTCGCACAAAGCAATAAAAGTCAACAAGGTAAATATTTTGAAAATTTGTGCTAACTTTTTATTTTTTGGCTTGGTTTTGAGTAGCCAAGCCTTTGGTCAATCAAATAGAAACCATTCTATAAACGATTATATTCAGCAAGACTGCTATATTAGCGATTTTACAATTGAAGGAAAGATCAATCCCCAAAGATTTTTGATTGATCAAAAATGTACGTTTAAATTACATCAAGCAGCTATTGCTCCTGTTGGTGTTAAGCATTCATTAGGTAGGTTACCTAGTCATATATATGGACTCAACCAAATTTCATTATCAGCAATTCCCATAACAGTACTACCTGAGTTTGGCTCACTTGCTGATGGGCGACAAAGAGTAGAATTTACAACCGGATTTTTTCCTCTTAACAAATTTATGCTTAAACAACACTCTAAAATGGAATTGCAGTTTAAGTCTGAAACAAGATCGATGATGGCAGGGCAATGGCCAACAAACTCTCATTATCAATATTATCAGCTGAGATTCCGGCTGCCGTCAGCTTTTAGAGGAGAGATAAAGCCACTATTATCTACGACTAATCAATCGAGTCTTTTATCTAAAGATATGTCTGTAATTATTGCTCAATGGCATGGCACTCCAGATCGACTGACATACCGTCATGAAAATGATCAGCCATGGCAGTATCAACAGCTTGATATTGTTGATTCTTCTGATGATGCATTGAATGAGTCACTAACCCAATATCATGTACTTAAACAACAAAGCTATTTATTTGATCAAGGTGGTTTTCCGCCAATGGCTTTAAAAATAAAAGATGGTTATCTTGCCCTTATTGCAAACTATTTTAGATATCCTGTTCATGACCGGCGACTAACAAGGTGTCCCAAAATTTCAATATCTGGGGAAAAACCAGCTGTAATAGGGAAGTTTTATGTTTGTGACTATAAAGAAAAGCAGTTAAAGCCTTTTTCTGTTGTAAATTCAATAAATTATTCTGACAGCTCATATAATCGTGACTGGGCATCTGGAGTGAGTATTATTTGGAAACATCCCATTACACTCTCATTATTTGATCAATGGATTAATCTAACGGTTATTGTTGACTGGCCTAACTGGAAAAATAATTACTTTGATACACTAAAAAATGGTAGGGTTCAGTTATATAATTCTGAAACAGGTCAAAAACTGGCATATTATAATGGGCCGATTGGTAATAATGATCAATGGGTGCCTTATTTTAAATTTGGTATATATAAGTCAAATAAATCAGCACATTTGCCCGTGCAAGTAGATTATGATTTATCTGCACTTTATATTTTTTAGTTAGAATGAGGCTACCGAATAACCCGAAGCGCTTGTATTAAATCCGGCAGTAGCTGTATATAAGTGCCAATATGAGCAACTACGCTGGTAGCGTCGGGGTTGGTTTGTAAAATCTTTTGCTCAACCCTTGTCACTACTTCATGAAGGAATTTTTTTGCTCTGACTTTATTAACGCCATATTCAGTTAGGGGGGCAATAATCGGCGTTGCAGCCAGTAGAAATAAAGCGCCGCCAAATGCACCACCCACTGAAACCCAGGTTGGTACGCCTGCCCATTTGGCCCAAAGGGCTCCCCAAAATGACTGCTGACTAAGATAGAGACTGGTTGCAGCCGCTGACCCCAACCCCAGTGCGCTGCCGAATGCCAGCTTATCGCTGAATGAGCGACCTACCAGTCCTAAAGTGAAAAAGATAACCATATCCCGGCTACCTTCATGGGTTAACGTTAGACGGCTAAGTGCTTGTTGAAGACGTTGCTGAGCCTGCTCTGGGGTAAATTCATTAATTAAGTTTTGCAACTCATTCAGTTGATTAATATCAGTATGTGGGTGTTTTTTTATGTGTTCGACTAACTTTTGTTCAAGTTGTTGTAGTGCCAGTAAATCATTAGTTAACACTTGGGCGACAGCGATTTCTTTATGGCTCAGCTTGATGGTGTTATCAAGTTGCCGTCCCCCTAAACGCTTGGCCAATCGCCAGCTCGCACGGGGGATATTAGCTAAATCCCGAGGAATATCCTTCCGATGCTGCCAATGCCGATGTAGCACTCTACGTAAAGAAGCAAAGTGCTGTTGATAAACAACATCTACGCGTTGATGGGCAGCAGCAAAATGGCCCTTAACCAGCCTTTGTAGCTCTTGTTCCCATTGTTGAACAGTATTGGCTGTATCTATCATCGATATAAACAATCAGTTACCCCTAAATAAGACTAACTATAACATTTATCAGGCAAAGGTGGATGTGGCCGATATATTCTTTTTTTGGCCGATAAGTGGCCGATAAAACCAGTTTGTGTTGTAATAAAGGTCGATATCTTCGATTTTTGGCCGATAAGTGGCCGATAAGTGGCCGATAAGTGGCCAAAATGTAGGATGGATATATGCCTCATCATATAGATATTGCCACTTTGTTAGAGCATCTTCAGCAGTTTGAAGAACCAGTCCCATTCGCTGAAATCAAGCAAGGGTTGGAAGTCCCTGACCGTACCTTACGGCGTTGGCTGGCTCAGCTGGTTAAAGAGGGTAAGCTACAGGCTATTGGAGAACGAAAAGGTCGCCGCTACCTCTTGCCTTCGGTTTATGCTAAGCCACTTTTACCGGCAGAGGCAGCAATTAAGGTTGAAGAAAAAATAGAGCTGTATACTCCACAATGTCAGCAGTTGATCGATCAAGTTCGTCAGCCACTCTATCAGCGCTCTCCTTGTTCTTATAATGCGGCATGGCTTGAAGCTTACCAGCCAAATAGAACATTTTATTTAACTGACGCAGAGCGTAATCGTCTGAAATCAGTGGGTAGTCGTTTAAGCTCAGAAATGCCAGCAGGTACTTACGCACGAAAAATTTTTAATCGAATGCTAATTGATCTTTCCTACCATTCTTCAAGGCTTGAAGGGAATACCTATTCGTTAATTGATACCGAAAAGCTTTTATTAGAGGGTACAGCTGCTTCCGATAAAATAGATACTGATAAAGTGATGATTCTGAACCACAAGGATGCAATACAGTTTTTGGTTGATGGTATCAATCGTTTACAAATTAATATGGAAAATATACAAACCCTGCATTATTTATTGGCAGATGGTTTAGTAGCACCTGGCGCTGCAGGGCATATTCGCAAAGATGCTGTAAGGGTATCTGCTACCACTTATATGCCAATGGAAGGAGTAGAGCGGTTGACTGGTCAACTTGAACGAGTGGTTTCTAAAGCGAATAAAATTGAAAACCCCTTTGAACAAAGTTTTTTTCTATTAGTGCATATTGCTTATTTGCAGGCATTTATTGATGTTAATAAACGTACGGCTCGTTTGAGTGCAAATATTCCTTTGGTAAAAAATAACTTAGTGCCATTGTCATTTATTGATGTAGATAAAGACGATTACGCCTCAGCAGTGATAGTGACTTATGAGCTTAATAATGTGAGGCCTTTGGCAGAAATTTATGTGCACTCATATTTACGTAGTTGTGAACAATATACGGCAGTTACAGGAGCTATTGGTTTTGATTCTTTGCGAGTGCGCTATCGTGAACAACGACGCCGTCTAATTGGTGAAATTGTTGCCGAAGGAATTTGTGGAGCTGCGTTACGTCTTCGCTTGGAAGAATTTACCAGAACAGAAATTCCAGCTGAACACCAGGAAAAATTTTATTCCGATGTGAGTGTTGACCTGAAAAATCTTCAGCCATTTACCATTAGTGGTATGGGCATTTCACAACGGGAACTAAGAGCATGGCAGGCTAAATGTAAACAGGAAGGGTTGGGGATATAACAAATAGAGTGGGTAAATTGGAATCATTCAGCCGACCTGCTTATACTGCTTCTGGATTATAAGTCTTCTCTGGATAGGTAAATAGTTAGTTGAATGACAAAGGTATTAGTTTCCTGGCTGGGCCGCGCTGACTTTGAAGGAATATCGAAGGGGGAATCGCCTGGCCCACTGCTGCGAATTTTAGAGGAAGCGCATTTTGAAGTGCTTTATTTACTTCAAGATGGCTCATTTGATCCGCTTGACTCTTTTTTAAGTAAACTTGGTGTAGTATTTTCTGGTGATGTTGTTGTCAAGCCGGTTCAGTTGACCAGCCCTATCCACTTTGGAGATATTTACACTGCATTTGATGGTGTCATGGCTGAGGCTGCAAAAAGACATCCAGGAGCTAATATCACTATTCAGCTTACGTCGGGTACACCAGCCATGTCGGCGGTTTCTATCTTAGTGGGTAAAGCGAAGTATTCTGCTCGTTTTTTGCAGGCTTCCCGTGAACAGGGGGTTAAAGAAGAAGTTATCCCCTTTGATATTGCTGCTGACTTCTTACCTGCTTTGGTGGAGCGTAATGATCAGCAGTTAAAAAACTTAATGGAGGGGGTAGCGCCAACAACAGCGGCTTTTGATCATATCATTACTCAAAACCCAATAATA
This genomic interval from Spartinivicinus ruber contains the following:
- a CDS encoding substrate-binding periplasmic protein, whose product is MIRSTLCSVTFCLGLIGITEQVSGQNKEQASLSQLKQLSVATLVGYPPFIIAKRNLRAAHHEVVPPGVDSDNIMGYSWDVFRDSFHQQGYTINLKVYPWARAIEEVKKQNVDLLFPAGWTKDRSEYLLFSNESINKVDFLIYVKQNSTIKWKGLNALKDLRIGLMRGWNYGEQWKALQSIRKVPVSDVLQGFKMLDNNRVDGFAGYFPIFDYALNKANWSNQYRKLPAFDSTYEFVVSSIDNPRAKELITAFDKGKQALVKSGRLEKTQRTWLQDMPTDSLP
- a CDS encoding response regulator; translation: MDVQQPLSAYPEETPAVFKWLSLLFICTVSIVPWLIAQQLPGLPLIDSNWQYNPVLWLCFSNLLLCWLLLTSVLIFWPRSQPSENSPLILLFLVAFWSGCSLEVVILLSAIQLPAIIAMPPRLGIADAVLYSKASSSILIFITVTVTLFYQKQLSSLFPRLAAWVVAIMLAAVAGGVSLFMLLAVQDGFKTLLSLSVSVVALMSTLCMLQALKSVQNDFTATGISGYVFLTLAALGYWGLGYTQPQLVFNTAAVLLSSFAYGIVILGLLFSLPKITQIIQTVDADELASVPINIQTEQTQPVAEKAPYQQPHSADFLAVLSHEIRTPLNGVIGLTGLLQETSLNREQFSYVEQIRRSGEILLFTVNDLLDHAKLEAGLLVLERVSFDLKALVDEVVEFYRCAAQQKSIDLVMHYGDEIPGILSGDPGRVRQILYHLIGNATKFTETGYVMVEVGLQKQENDQIYIQLDITDTGMGIPEEEQERLFSAFELGDASVTRAFHGLGLGLTICQQLVALMEGNINLSSEPGVGSTFTIMLPFHTDEQAHKQPVPDVSLTDVRVLVVDDTQVNRYILDRLLVKWGMQCDLASTAREALERITQAALSNQPYQLALLDFQMPLMDGLKLGRGIKQDPTISDTKLIMISSSDETVALEQFAKAGFAGFLVKPVKAQVLKDMICRILATDDDSIVTRDMLRDSAIVYPPLLNQLVEKPHYRVLVVEDNAINQMVAVRMLAKMHCDVTTAASGKEALMLYKAHPYDLVFLDCELPDQNGLKLVKDLKQSTPPHRHVPVIAMTANVSEADKAACFDAGMDDYIAKPIDKESLAHLMNRWVGYSEGVSESEDRK
- a CDS encoding heparin lyase I family protein, translated to MKICANFLFFGLVLSSQAFGQSNRNHSINDYIQQDCYISDFTIEGKINPQRFLIDQKCTFKLHQAAIAPVGVKHSLGRLPSHIYGLNQISLSAIPITVLPEFGSLADGRQRVEFTTGFFPLNKFMLKQHSKMELQFKSETRSMMAGQWPTNSHYQYYQLRFRLPSAFRGEIKPLLSTTNQSSLLSKDMSVIIAQWHGTPDRLTYRHENDQPWQYQQLDIVDSSDDALNESLTQYHVLKQQSYLFDQGGFPPMALKIKDGYLALIANYFRYPVHDRRLTRCPKISISGEKPAVIGKFYVCDYKEKQLKPFSVVNSINYSDSSYNRDWASGVSIIWKHPITLSLFDQWINLTVIVDWPNWKNNYFDTLKNGRVQLYNSETGQKLAYYNGPIGNNDQWVPYFKFGIYKSNKSAHLPVQVDYDLSALYIF
- a CDS encoding Fic family protein, which gives rise to MPHHIDIATLLEHLQQFEEPVPFAEIKQGLEVPDRTLRRWLAQLVKEGKLQAIGERKGRRYLLPSVYAKPLLPAEAAIKVEEKIELYTPQCQQLIDQVRQPLYQRSPCSYNAAWLEAYQPNRTFYLTDAERNRLKSVGSRLSSEMPAGTYARKIFNRMLIDLSYHSSRLEGNTYSLIDTEKLLLEGTAASDKIDTDKVMILNHKDAIQFLVDGINRLQINMENIQTLHYLLADGLVAPGAAGHIRKDAVRVSATTYMPMEGVERLTGQLERVVSKANKIENPFEQSFFLLVHIAYLQAFIDVNKRTARLSANIPLVKNNLVPLSFIDVDKDDYASAVIVTYELNNVRPLAEIYVHSYLRSCEQYTAVTGAIGFDSLRVRYREQRRRLIGEIVAEGICGAALRLRLEEFTRTEIPAEHQEKFYSDVSVDLKNLQPFTISGMGISQRELRAWQAKCKQEGLGI